One window from the genome of Marinobacter sp. LV10R510-11A encodes:
- a CDS encoding DsbA family protein produces MRRPTKADLMPWLARALSSTGARNPRRCIYSARARVRGETDLVLAFVNPRDPFGLPLLQALAQLQKRFMVRFQLHTVWQLDEEMYPEPELWRLWAQQDATRISTLYNLDPPDRPTLPSQNEFLTAVVRLLEAEQADDGLLSAARTMSDLWGKNGHNASDTEFSEHQQQTLAENEQKLRRLGHYQGSMTYYLGEWFWGVDRLDHLERSLIAQGLNRGDSVDIVFNRTRTGVGCTSAGLPEDHPASDIPLEVFFSIRSPYSYLGLERAITLARNWNIPLRLRPVLPMLMRGQSVPDAKKWYIFHDTKREALKLGIPYGFVADPLGPGVERCYALFEYARSLGREVDYMRTYARAVNAEGIRSETDEGLRIIVERAGLDWQNAKALLADQSWREWAEDNRKAMYDCGLWGVPSFRYGPVSCWGQDRLWLIDDEIKKSGDESGAPSW; encoded by the coding sequence ATGCGTCGCCCGACAAAGGCGGATCTGATGCCATGGCTTGCCCGCGCGCTTTCCAGTACAGGAGCTCGCAACCCGCGACGGTGCATTTACAGCGCACGAGCCAGGGTAAGAGGCGAGACCGACCTTGTTCTAGCTTTCGTGAACCCCCGGGATCCGTTCGGATTACCCCTGCTGCAAGCACTTGCCCAGTTACAGAAGCGCTTCATGGTGCGCTTCCAGCTCCACACCGTCTGGCAGCTGGATGAGGAGATGTACCCCGAACCGGAACTCTGGCGGTTGTGGGCTCAACAAGACGCCACAAGGATCTCCACGTTATACAATCTCGATCCGCCTGACCGGCCAACCCTGCCTTCACAAAACGAGTTTTTAACCGCGGTGGTCCGGTTACTTGAGGCGGAACAGGCGGACGACGGGCTGCTCTCGGCTGCGCGGACGATGTCTGATCTCTGGGGCAAAAATGGCCACAATGCATCAGATACCGAATTTTCAGAGCATCAACAACAAACTCTGGCAGAGAATGAACAAAAACTCCGACGCCTTGGCCACTATCAGGGCAGCATGACCTATTATCTTGGCGAATGGTTCTGGGGCGTGGATCGGCTTGATCATCTTGAACGAAGCCTCATTGCCCAGGGGCTCAATCGCGGCGACTCCGTTGACATCGTTTTTAATCGAACCAGGACCGGGGTGGGATGCACCTCCGCCGGTCTGCCCGAAGATCATCCGGCTTCCGACATCCCGCTGGAGGTGTTCTTCTCTATCCGCAGCCCTTATTCCTACCTCGGTCTGGAACGGGCAATCACTCTGGCTCGCAACTGGAATATCCCCCTTCGTCTGAGGCCGGTTCTACCGATGCTGATGCGTGGGCAATCGGTACCTGATGCCAAAAAGTGGTACATCTTTCATGACACCAAACGCGAGGCTCTCAAGCTGGGTATACCCTACGGCTTTGTCGCCGATCCTCTGGGGCCGGGAGTCGAAAGGTGCTATGCGCTGTTTGAATACGCCCGCTCCCTTGGGCGTGAAGTCGATTACATGCGTACCTACGCCCGGGCCGTCAACGCTGAGGGCATTCGCTCGGAAACCGATGAGGGTCTGAGAATCATCGTTGAGCGTGCGGGACTCGACTGGCAGAACGCAAAGGCTTTGCTTGCAGACCAGAGCTGGCGTGAATGGGCGGAAGACAACCGCAAGGCTATGTATGACTGCGGGCTCTGGGGCGTTCCCAGTTTCCGTTACGGGCCCGTCAGCTGCTGGGGCCAGGATCGGCTGTGGTTAATAGATGATGAGATCAAAAAAAGTGGAGATGAATCAGGCGCGCCTAGCTGGTGA
- a CDS encoding alpha/beta fold hydrolase — MSTQTTENHTYIDGHKIAFLEQGTGSPVILIHGIPTNSLMWRNIIPQLAKTHRVIAPDLLNYGQSAKPESADVSINAQSHMLVKLMDVLGVRRADIVGHDIGGGVAQLLAVNYPEKIRELVLMDSICFDSWPIPEFEPLQKPGAESEMSLDGFLSMMRGFMPNGVYDKSVMTDELIELYLAPWSTENGKRAFFRNLRRLNKEYTQAIADELSHLPHQTLIIWGDKDSFQKPDYAPKLAKAIPNAELVWIKDAGHWLIDEKPAEIGDRINQFIAIPTI, encoded by the coding sequence ATGAGCACTCAAACAACAGAAAACCATACGTACATTGACGGGCACAAAATTGCATTTTTGGAACAGGGCACGGGTAGCCCGGTAATCCTGATTCACGGGATTCCAACGAACAGCCTCATGTGGCGAAATATTATTCCACAGCTCGCCAAAACACATCGCGTCATCGCCCCAGACCTGCTCAATTATGGTCAATCTGCGAAACCGGAAAGCGCGGATGTATCCATCAATGCCCAAAGCCACATGCTCGTGAAACTCATGGATGTCCTGGGTGTGCGGCGAGCCGATATTGTGGGGCATGATATTGGTGGAGGTGTTGCTCAGTTGCTGGCAGTCAATTATCCAGAGAAAATTCGTGAGCTCGTTTTGATGGATAGCATCTGCTTCGATTCGTGGCCCATACCAGAGTTTGAGCCGTTACAGAAACCCGGGGCTGAGTCTGAAATGAGTCTCGACGGTTTTCTGAGCATGATGCGAGGCTTTATGCCAAACGGCGTATATGACAAGAGCGTCATGACTGATGAGCTTATTGAGCTCTATCTTGCACCTTGGTCAACCGAAAACGGTAAGCGGGCATTTTTTCGCAATCTTAGACGGTTGAACAAAGAATATACTCAGGCCATAGCTGACGAACTTAGTCACCTTCCACATCAAACGCTCATTATATGGGGTGACAAGGATTCCTTTCAGAAACCGGATTATGCCCCGAAGCTGGCGAAAGCGATTCCGAATGCAGAGCTTGTCTGGATCAAAGATGCCGGTCATTGGCTAATTGACGAGAAGCCTGCTGAAATCGGAGATCGCATCAATCAATTTATCGCAATCCCAACAATTTAA
- a CDS encoding flavodoxin family protein, whose amino-acid sequence MADFADISALFVNTSLQKKEDESHTRLLLNASAAIMKKCGVSVEHLHLAAHDVPPGVYPDMTEYGWAIDEWPAIWEKVKEADILIVGTPLWLGEESSICRVLIERLYAMSGQLNEKGQSIYYGKVGGCVITGNEDGIKHTAMTIGFALNHLGYTIPPQADCGWIGEAGPGPSYGDEIEGGGRAGFDSDFTQQNTTIMTWNCMHIAHMLKEAGGIPNEGNDREAWKAGERFGFENPVGNAV is encoded by the coding sequence ATGGCTGATTTCGCAGATATTAGTGCCCTCTTCGTTAACACATCTCTACAGAAGAAAGAAGACGAAAGCCACACCAGATTACTCCTCAATGCTTCTGCTGCCATCATGAAGAAGTGCGGTGTTTCTGTAGAACACCTGCATTTGGCTGCGCACGACGTTCCACCGGGTGTCTATCCTGATATGACCGAATACGGATGGGCCATAGACGAGTGGCCTGCGATCTGGGAGAAGGTAAAGGAGGCCGACATTCTCATAGTGGGAACCCCCCTTTGGCTGGGGGAGGAAAGCTCGATATGCCGCGTACTGATCGAGCGACTCTACGCAATGTCTGGACAGCTCAATGAGAAGGGGCAATCAATTTATTATGGCAAAGTCGGAGGCTGCGTCATCACCGGCAACGAAGACGGGATCAAGCACACGGCGATGACAATCGGATTTGCGCTCAACCATTTGGGTTATACAATCCCGCCCCAGGCCGATTGTGGATGGATTGGCGAGGCGGGTCCTGGACCCTCCTATGGTGACGAGATTGAAGGTGGCGGTCGTGCGGGTTTCGACAGTGACTTTACGCAACAAAATACCACGATCATGACCTGGAATTGCATGCACATCGCACATATGCTGAAGGAGGCTGGTGGAATCCCGAACGAGGGAAATGACCGCGAGGCATGGAAAGCCGGGGAGCGATTCGGCTTCGAAAATCCAGTTGGAAATGCGGTATAA
- a CDS encoding DsbA family protein: MRLPQKADLMPWGARIISSPTTRRYRQAAFRWKSLLKGESRVVDVFINPRDPFSFVLLHALPNLTNRFDIQLRFQTVWHQPGDMFPEPAMWTDWAIRDAARLANLYGLEGPGLHAPPTEARLIACRDKLLGLEHSEDYLARATATMGVLWQADESGAIGESGPTTPELEERLRKNEQHLSELGHYQGSMLHFRGEWFWGVDRLDHLERLLIREGRAHHPAEEPVWDKTWANLGQQATALVDPQPARDIELEVFFSIRSPYSYLGLERAAPLAQAWNIPLRLRPVLPMLMRGQSVPDTKKWYIFQDTKREALKLGIPYGLVADPLGPGVERCYALFEYARSLGREIDYMRSYARAVNAEGIRSETDTGLRIIVERAGLDWPKAKALLADQSWREGAEDNRKAMYGCGLWGVPSFRYGTVSCWGQDRLWLIEDEIKKRWR; the protein is encoded by the coding sequence ATGAGACTCCCTCAAAAAGCCGACTTGATGCCATGGGGCGCGCGGATCATTTCCAGTCCGACAACCCGGCGATACCGTCAAGCTGCCTTCCGCTGGAAGTCACTGCTCAAAGGTGAAAGTAGAGTGGTTGACGTGTTCATCAACCCCCGCGATCCTTTCAGTTTTGTTCTGTTACACGCCTTGCCTAACCTGACCAACCGGTTCGATATTCAGCTGCGTTTTCAGACTGTCTGGCACCAACCTGGGGATATGTTCCCGGAACCTGCAATGTGGACGGACTGGGCAATCCGGGATGCCGCGCGACTGGCCAATCTATACGGACTGGAAGGTCCCGGATTACACGCACCGCCCACCGAAGCAAGGCTGATCGCCTGCCGGGATAAACTTCTGGGCCTTGAACATTCCGAAGATTATCTGGCCCGGGCCACCGCTACCATGGGGGTGCTATGGCAGGCGGACGAATCGGGCGCTATCGGAGAAAGTGGGCCAACAACGCCCGAGCTGGAGGAAAGGCTTAGGAAGAACGAGCAACATCTGTCCGAGCTCGGTCACTATCAGGGCAGCATGCTGCATTTTCGGGGTGAGTGGTTCTGGGGCGTGGACCGACTCGACCATCTGGAACGGCTGCTGATTCGTGAAGGACGAGCCCATCACCCGGCAGAAGAACCGGTCTGGGACAAAACCTGGGCCAATCTGGGGCAGCAGGCCACGGCTCTGGTTGATCCCCAACCGGCCCGGGATATCGAGCTGGAAGTTTTCTTTTCCATCCGCAGCCCTTACTCGTACCTTGGCCTGGAGCGGGCGGCCCCACTGGCGCAAGCGTGGAATATCCCCCTGCGCCTACGCCCGGTCTTGCCCATGCTGATGCGCGGCCAATCCGTGCCAGACACCAAAAAGTGGTACATCTTTCAAGACACCAAACGGGAGGCCCTGAAGCTTGGCATCCCCTACGGCCTTGTCGCGGACCCACTGGGGCCGGGGGTCGAAAGGTGCTATGCGCTGTTTGAATACGCTCGATCCCTTGGGCGTGAAATCGATTACATGCGCAGCTATGCCCGAGCCGTCAACGCCGAAGGTATTCGTTCGGAAACCGATACCGGCCTGCGAATCATCGTTGAACGCGCCGGCCTGGATTGGCCGAAAGCCAAGGCTCTGCTTGCCGACCAGAGCTGGCGCGAAGGGGCAGAGGATAACCGTAAAGCGATGTATGGCTGCGGGCTCTGGGGCGTTCCCAGTTTCCGTTACGGGACCGTCAGCTGCTGGGGCCAGGACCGGCTATGGTTGATAGAAGATGAGATCAAAAAAAGGTGGAGATGA
- a CDS encoding NHL repeat-containing protein yields the protein MKKIGQWLGYSVLGLAAALTLLAWVGGAINWNQETPYALALSWGEKGSGPGQLNDPTGIAVTNTEVFVSDARNGRIQVFDHEGKFKREFGATGDGIGELGRPMNLTIHDEKLYVPEYMNDRIQVFSLAGEPLEIIGEPGEGPGRFNTPGGVAVADNGDLFVTDFYNQRVQHLRADGSFVKQWGTTGETAKGAGEFTYPTDVALADDGTLYVADGYGNRVQLFDAKGDFLRKWGGPFALGLYGPFKGWLTTATSIAIGPKGNVFVADFYNDRIQKFTAQGDYLTAFGSVPDNPSHTAMAVAIGSDGTVWSVNFADNQVEKWQPLQKY from the coding sequence ATGAAAAAAATCGGTCAATGGCTGGGTTACAGCGTCCTCGGTCTCGCAGCCGCACTGACCCTGCTCGCCTGGGTGGGCGGAGCGATCAACTGGAATCAGGAGACGCCTTACGCTCTGGCTCTTTCCTGGGGTGAAAAAGGCAGTGGGCCGGGGCAGCTTAATGACCCCACCGGCATTGCCGTAACGAACACCGAAGTCTTCGTATCCGATGCACGCAACGGGCGAATCCAGGTCTTTGATCACGAGGGGAAATTCAAACGGGAATTCGGTGCCACTGGCGATGGCATCGGCGAGCTCGGGCGGCCGATGAACCTGACCATCCACGACGAAAAGCTTTATGTTCCCGAGTACATGAACGACCGGATTCAGGTGTTCAGCCTGGCTGGCGAGCCCCTGGAAATCATTGGTGAACCCGGTGAGGGACCCGGGCGGTTCAATACCCCGGGAGGTGTGGCTGTTGCCGACAATGGCGACCTGTTTGTAACCGACTTCTACAATCAGCGCGTGCAGCATTTGAGGGCGGACGGTTCCTTCGTCAAGCAGTGGGGAACCACCGGCGAGACGGCAAAAGGCGCCGGTGAATTCACCTATCCCACCGATGTGGCGCTCGCCGATGACGGAACTCTCTACGTGGCAGATGGTTATGGTAATCGTGTCCAGCTCTTTGATGCCAAAGGCGACTTTCTGCGCAAATGGGGTGGACCCTTTGCCCTGGGTCTCTACGGGCCATTCAAAGGCTGGCTCACCACCGCAACATCCATTGCCATCGGCCCTAAAGGCAATGTCTTTGTGGCTGACTTTTATAACGACCGTATCCAGAAGTTCACGGCGCAAGGGGACTATCTCACCGCATTCGGCAGCGTACCGGATAACCCCAGCCATACGGCAATGGCCGTCGCCATTGGGAGTGACGGAACAGTGTGGAGCGTGAACTTTGCCGACAACCAGGTCGAGAAGTGGCAGCCCCTACAGAAGTATTGA
- a CDS encoding heavy-metal-associated domain-containing protein has product MVKKLTLLLSALIFSMAVLAADNHYVLGVDGLACPFCAYGIEKRLNKIEGVTDVQVDVGESVVRVALHEGKTLTEERARQAVDEAGFTLRSYSQAEGETGDGNEQ; this is encoded by the coding sequence ATGGTCAAAAAACTTACCCTGCTGCTATCGGCTCTGATATTCAGCATGGCTGTGCTGGCGGCCGATAATCACTATGTTCTGGGAGTGGATGGTCTGGCTTGCCCGTTCTGTGCCTACGGTATCGAAAAACGCCTGAACAAGATTGAGGGTGTCACTGACGTGCAGGTCGATGTTGGCGAAAGCGTGGTGCGTGTGGCCCTGCACGAGGGCAAGACACTCACCGAGGAGCGGGCGCGCCAGGCCGTTGACGAGGCGGGTTTTACGCTCAGATCCTACTCGCAAGCCGAGGGCGAAACAGGTGATGGCAATGAACAGTAG
- the merA gene encoding mercury(II) reductase: MSDNKLHIAVIGSGGSAMAAALKATERGARVTLIERGTIGGTCVNTGCVPSKIMIRAAHIAHLRRKSPFDESITATEPTIDRPLLLAQQQARVDELRHAKYEGILADNPDITVVQGEARFMDARTLLVKGTDGKEHEIGFDRAFIGTGARPTIPPIPGLSDTPYWTSTTALASGTIPNRLIVIGASVVAVELAQAFARLGSEVTILARSRLLSREDPAVGEAIQTAFQAEGISVMNETQASQVSYTNDEFIVASNAGELRADRLLVAVGRTPNTELLNLNAIDVETDHGAVIVNEHLETRVPGVYAAGDCTNQPQFVYVAAAGGSRAAVNMTGGDARLDLSAMPAVVFTDPQIATVGLSEAEAKARGYATDSRTLTLDNVPRALVNFDTRGFIKIVAERDSGQLLGVQAVAGEAGELIQTAVMALRARMTVNDIANELFPYLTMVEGLKLCAQTFTKDVTQLSCCAG, translated from the coding sequence ATGAGTGACAACAAACTTCACATTGCAGTGATTGGCAGTGGCGGTAGTGCCATGGCCGCCGCCCTGAAGGCGACCGAACGCGGTGCCCGAGTGACACTGATCGAGCGCGGCACCATTGGCGGAACCTGTGTCAACACTGGCTGTGTACCTTCCAAAATCATGATCCGAGCGGCCCACATCGCTCATTTGCGTCGCAAAAGTCCATTTGATGAAAGCATCACGGCAACTGAACCCACGATCGACCGGCCCCTGTTGCTGGCCCAACAGCAGGCACGTGTCGATGAACTGCGGCACGCCAAGTACGAAGGGATCCTGGCAGATAACCCTGATATTACGGTCGTGCAGGGTGAGGCTCGTTTTATGGATGCCCGCACGCTGCTGGTCAAAGGTACTGACGGCAAAGAACACGAGATCGGCTTTGACCGTGCATTCATTGGTACCGGTGCGCGGCCAACCATTCCCCCGATTCCGGGCTTGTCCGATACGCCGTATTGGACCTCCACCACGGCGCTCGCCAGCGGCACCATTCCGAATCGACTGATCGTCATCGGGGCTTCGGTGGTGGCGGTGGAACTGGCCCAGGCGTTTGCCCGGCTGGGCAGCGAGGTGACGATTCTGGCGCGCAGTCGGCTATTATCTCGTGAAGACCCTGCTGTTGGAGAAGCCATTCAAACAGCGTTCCAGGCCGAGGGCATAAGCGTCATGAATGAGACTCAGGCGAGCCAGGTCAGCTATACCAATGATGAGTTCATTGTCGCCTCGAATGCGGGGGAATTGCGGGCTGATCGACTTCTGGTGGCGGTGGGTCGCACCCCGAACACTGAATTGCTGAACCTGAACGCGATCGACGTAGAGACCGATCATGGGGCCGTGATCGTGAACGAGCACCTCGAGACCCGTGTGCCGGGTGTTTACGCTGCGGGCGACTGCACCAACCAGCCCCAGTTTGTTTATGTAGCCGCCGCCGGAGGCAGCCGGGCTGCGGTGAATATGACCGGTGGCGATGCACGGCTGGATCTCAGCGCCATGCCGGCGGTGGTCTTTACCGATCCGCAAATTGCGACCGTCGGTCTGTCCGAGGCGGAAGCCAAAGCAAGAGGCTACGCCACCGACAGCCGCACCCTGACCCTCGATAACGTGCCACGGGCTTTGGTCAACTTCGATACCCGAGGTTTCATCAAGATCGTCGCCGAGCGTGACAGCGGTCAATTGCTCGGCGTTCAGGCCGTGGCAGGGGAGGCCGGTGAACTGATCCAGACCGCCGTGATGGCGTTGCGCGCGCGCATGACGGTAAATGATATAGCCAATGAGTTGTTCCCCTATCTGACCATGGTTGAGGGGTTGAAATTATGTGCTCAGACGTTTACCAAAGACGTCACCCAGCTCTCCTGTTGTGCAGGATAA
- the merF gene encoding mercury resistance system transport protein MerF, with amino-acid sequence MQNPKTLLRVSVIGTVLVALCCFTPILVILLGTVGLAALTGYLDYVLLPALVFFIGLTCYAVWRKKKHDACCDSPSTKE; translated from the coding sequence ATGCAAAACCCCAAAACCCTGTTGCGAGTGAGTGTCATTGGCACCGTACTGGTTGCGCTTTGCTGCTTTACGCCGATATTGGTGATTTTGCTTGGGACAGTAGGCCTGGCTGCGCTGACCGGTTATCTCGACTACGTGCTGTTGCCCGCGCTCGTCTTTTTTATTGGCCTGACCTGTTATGCCGTATGGCGCAAGAAGAAACACGATGCCTGCTGCGATAGCCCATCTACCAAGGAGTAA
- the merP gene encoding mercury resistance system periplasmic binding protein MerP — MEKSLIATALFLLFSLPALAAQQTVTLSVPGMTCSACPITVKAALNRVEGVSAVDVRYEERDATVTFDDAKTSVVALTRATTNAGYPSTLKQSQATQE; from the coding sequence ATGGAAAAATCACTGATCGCCACTGCGTTGTTCCTACTCTTCAGTTTGCCCGCCCTGGCGGCGCAACAAACGGTCACCTTGTCGGTTCCCGGTATGACCTGCTCGGCCTGTCCGATCACCGTTAAAGCCGCTCTCAACCGGGTCGAGGGGGTGAGCGCTGTCGATGTCCGTTATGAAGAACGTGATGCTACGGTCACCTTCGACGATGCGAAAACCTCCGTTGTGGCACTGACTCGGGCCACGACTAACGCAGGCTATCCGTCCACGCTGAAACAAAGCCAGGCGACACAGGAGTAA
- the merT gene encoding mercuric ion transporter MerT — MSESKSGRGSLFAGGVAAILASACCLGPLVLITLGISGAWIGNLAALEPYRPWFIGAALVAMVFAWRRIYRPAEACQPGEVCAVPQVRTAYKVVFWIVALLILTALAFPFVLPLFY; from the coding sequence ATGTCAGAGTCCAAATCCGGTCGCGGTTCGCTGTTTGCAGGGGGCGTCGCAGCCATTCTGGCATCCGCCTGCTGCCTCGGTCCCCTGGTGTTAATCACGTTGGGCATTTCCGGCGCCTGGATCGGTAACCTGGCCGCCCTGGAACCCTACCGACCATGGTTCATCGGTGCTGCGTTGGTGGCAATGGTTTTTGCCTGGCGTCGGATATACCGGCCTGCGGAGGCCTGTCAGCCGGGCGAGGTCTGCGCGGTACCGCAAGTGCGCACGGCTTATAAGGTCGTTTTCTGGATCGTCGCGCTGCTCATTCTAACCGCGTTGGCGTTTCCCTTTGTCTTACCCCTATTTTACTGA
- the merR gene encoding Hg(II)-responsive transcriptional regulator: protein MSKKLRSMTIGVLAKAAGMGVETIRYYQRRGLVTEPEKPYGSIRHYDNQTLARLHFIRTAQWLGFSLDEIGGLLKLEDGAHCDEARALAERKLDDLRRKIAGLRQMESTLDSLVERCRCSTDPQRCPIIHSLQGNPDAPTEEVQK from the coding sequence ATGTCTAAAAAACTACGCTCAATGACCATTGGAGTCTTGGCTAAGGCCGCCGGTATGGGGGTGGAAACCATCCGCTATTACCAGCGCAGGGGGTTGGTGACAGAACCTGAAAAACCCTATGGCAGCATTCGTCATTACGACAACCAGACATTGGCACGCCTTCACTTCATTCGAACGGCCCAATGGCTGGGATTCAGTCTGGATGAAATCGGAGGGCTGCTTAAGCTGGAAGACGGCGCCCATTGTGATGAGGCTCGAGCCCTGGCTGAGCGCAAACTGGATGATTTGCGACGCAAGATCGCCGGCTTGCGACAGATGGAATCCACTCTGGATAGCCTAGTTGAACGTTGCCGTTGCAGTACAGACCCACAGCGATGCCCAATCATTCACTCATTGCAAGGCAATCCCGACGCCCCGACCGAGGAAGTACAAAAATGA
- a CDS encoding ADP-ribosylglycohydrolase family protein has translation MRATHQDRAIGAIMGAFVGEALGVGPHWYYDVKDLHQTYGDWINDYTTPKPGRFHHGLKAGQNAQAGFILELMLRSLVERDGYDESDFCHRLDHQLFPLLDGQPKSGPGHYTSESIRHAWHRRVVQKRPWHDIGGAADTTEAMERTLAIAVRHAVEPALMSQAIANNTALTQSSETMVSMSVAYGCILARLIQGDTLDEGISQHPMKWIAEGALAFEPVTTRQPAPDHPELPLRARRHIVRDALHAASDIAAMARDQNVRIEPAWKVSHLYGMPCAFYHQLPAAYYLAARFRDDFESAVLHAINGGGQNQSRAMLTGALVGAQVGLAGIPQRLLDGLEHADELQKMAHTLASQMQN, from the coding sequence ATGAGGGCAACACATCAGGATCGCGCCATAGGCGCCATCATGGGCGCGTTCGTGGGAGAAGCCCTGGGCGTTGGCCCACACTGGTATTATGACGTCAAGGACCTGCATCAAACCTACGGTGACTGGATTAACGACTACACCACACCGAAACCGGGGCGTTTTCATCACGGCCTGAAAGCCGGGCAGAATGCCCAGGCCGGTTTTATTCTGGAACTGATGCTGCGTTCGCTGGTTGAACGCGACGGCTACGATGAATCCGATTTCTGCCATCGCCTGGATCACCAGCTATTCCCGTTGCTGGATGGCCAGCCCAAAAGCGGCCCTGGCCACTACACCAGTGAATCCATTCGCCACGCCTGGCATCGGCGTGTAGTTCAGAAGCGCCCGTGGCACGATATTGGCGGCGCCGCCGACACCACCGAGGCCATGGAACGAACCCTCGCCATTGCCGTGCGCCATGCCGTCGAGCCCGCCCTGATGTCCCAGGCCATTGCCAACAACACAGCACTGACCCAAAGCAGCGAAACCATGGTCTCCATGAGCGTTGCCTATGGCTGTATTCTGGCGCGGCTGATTCAGGGGGATACACTGGATGAGGGCATCTCACAGCACCCAATGAAGTGGATAGCAGAGGGGGCGCTGGCTTTCGAACCGGTCACCACCCGCCAACCAGCCCCAGATCATCCGGAGTTGCCACTCAGGGCCAGAAGACACATTGTCAGAGATGCCCTGCACGCTGCTTCCGATATCGCGGCCATGGCACGGGACCAGAACGTCCGTATTGAGCCGGCTTGGAAGGTCTCCCATCTCTACGGCATGCCTTGCGCCTTCTACCATCAGTTACCCGCCGCTTATTACCTGGCTGCGCGGTTCCGTGATGATTTCGAAAGTGCGGTACTCCATGCCATTAATGGCGGCGGCCAGAATCAGTCCCGCGCCATGCTGACCGGGGCGCTGGTGGGCGCGCAGGTGGGCCTTGCCGGTATTCCCCAGCGGTTACTGGACGGCCTTGAACACGCAGATGAACTGCAGAAAATGGCCCATACCCTGGCCTCGCAAATGCAGAATTGA
- a CDS encoding ADP-ribosylglycohydrolase family protein, protein MNHESKSADNSRIINALAGGWVADAASLGLHWLYDSQRILEVGGQSPEFLPPKADYFKGGFGYFAHEGKQPGDVSHYGAATGVITDSLLASEGALDIRDYQRRFRAFFGPGGRWQGYIDNPTRVTLDNLNTIEHNAIEQARSTTTTELTDKQKRLLVQKVMPYTRYLSGDQLAEPVRKAINLTYQEKKIQDAGVHLAETIDRHLLPESGADDMQLPAVSKLPPLVASYCGQSNLMAVTEAAVRVTNHNDEAVAWARCAARLLDHLLQGEPMSAALDAASQEAPDPQSLSNARSGSSLDAPGAGDTYGRTCYLGEAMPVIFHILSHANSFTEAVRANIHCGGDSCGRAWIIGPAMAAQHGVGGEHGIPLSWLARTTDAPAILADIEALVNQTWAPKEQNHEQPGCPAH, encoded by the coding sequence ATGAATCATGAATCAAAGTCCGCAGACAACTCACGTATAATCAACGCCCTTGCCGGCGGCTGGGTCGCGGATGCGGCCAGTCTTGGTTTGCACTGGTTGTACGACAGCCAGCGCATCCTTGAGGTTGGCGGCCAGTCACCGGAGTTCCTGCCGCCGAAGGCCGACTATTTCAAAGGTGGATTTGGTTACTTTGCTCATGAAGGCAAACAGCCTGGTGACGTCAGTCACTATGGCGCCGCCACAGGGGTAATAACCGATAGCCTGCTGGCCAGTGAAGGGGCTTTGGATATCCGTGACTATCAGCGGCGCTTTCGCGCTTTCTTTGGTCCCGGTGGCCGCTGGCAGGGTTATATCGACAACCCGACCCGGGTCACTCTGGATAACCTGAACACCATCGAACACAACGCCATTGAGCAGGCCAGGTCGACAACCACAACCGAGCTGACAGACAAACAGAAGCGCTTGTTGGTTCAGAAGGTTATGCCCTACACCCGGTACCTGAGCGGCGATCAACTGGCGGAACCAGTCCGCAAGGCCATCAATCTCACGTATCAGGAGAAGAAGATCCAGGACGCGGGCGTGCATCTTGCCGAAACCATCGACCGCCACCTGCTGCCGGAGAGCGGCGCCGACGACATGCAACTGCCGGCGGTTTCCAAACTGCCACCACTGGTGGCCAGCTATTGTGGTCAGAGTAACCTGATGGCGGTAACAGAAGCCGCTGTCCGGGTGACCAATCACAACGACGAAGCCGTGGCCTGGGCAAGGTGCGCAGCGCGACTTCTGGACCATCTGCTCCAGGGCGAGCCCATGTCAGCGGCTCTCGACGCCGCCAGCCAGGAGGCACCAGACCCGCAAAGCTTGAGTAACGCCCGGTCCGGTTCCTCGCTGGACGCGCCAGGTGCCGGCGACACCTACGGACGCACCTGCTACCTGGGCGAAGCCATGCCGGTGATCTTTCATATCCTGAGCCATGCCAACAGCTTCACCGAAGCCGTTCGCGCCAATATCCACTGCGGGGGCGATTCCTGCGGGCGGGCCTGGATCATCGGGCCGGCGATGGCAGCCCAGCACGGCGTCGGCGGGGAACACGGCATTCCTCTGAGCTGGCTGGCCCGCACAACGGATGCTCCCGCTATACTTGCTGATATAGAGGCGCTGGTTAACCAAACCTGGGCACCGAAGGAGCAGAACCATGAACAACCCGGTTGCCCGGCGCATTGA